The following proteins are encoded in a genomic region of Zea mays cultivar B73 chromosome 9, Zm-B73-REFERENCE-NAM-5.0, whole genome shotgun sequence:
- the LOC103637987 gene encoding uncharacterized protein yields the protein MPRLTPVDATLILDHVLGDPSVPTAAAHKFLDALPFPSDATPRLRRAILLRRLAADPVSASSLDTLQLLASLPASTSPIAAAHVAVAAFLASSAPDFDAAARALFARPSGRARRAVHEGGPPALASDDAIATVDQFEAAVGNSFSRSILSSLWGNRAAAEERVRELLADEWTAIGPSLLEAAAVRIVGDGALETWGAADQATRAKLRILAGEEKTHEILGKLEEPTSSANLISTPAVEKVFFELKTSCTDLHSVVGDLLPAAKAVVDDILAARMEKGVSLKAEEVRGQRTTCGTAGPCALNDKDRGSSIGKPRSLMNWNPTAQTFQWEESGPECSESSLRRPPLPIVPVSPLAPRVKKNGRRKARRWCLLEEETLRKGVEQYGRGNWKEILDNNPDVFIGRTPVDLKDKWRNMIIR from the exons ATGCCGCGCCTGACGCCGGTGGACGCGACCCTCATCCTGGACCACGTCCTGGGCGACCCCTCCGTCCCAACCGCCGCCGCCCACAAGTTCCTCGACGCGCTCCCCTTCCCATCAGACGCGACCCCGCGCCTCCGCCGCGCAATCCTCCTCCGCCGCCTCGCCGCCGACCCGGTCTCCGCGTCCTCCCTCGACACGCTCCAGCTCCTGGCCTCGCTCCCCGCCTCCACCTCCCCAATCGCCGCCGCCCACGTCGCCGTCGCGGCCTTCCTCGCGTCCTCCGCGCCCGACTTCGACGCCGCCGCCAGGGCGCTCTTCGCGCGCCCCAGCGGCCGCGCGCGCCGCGCGGTCCACGAGGGAGGGCCCCCCGCGCTCGCCTCTGATGACGCCATCGCCACAGTGGACCAGTTCGAGGCCGCCGTCGGGAACTCGTTCTCTCGGTCCATCCTCAGTAGCCTGTGGGGCAACCGGGCCGCCGCGGAGGAGCGGGTCAGGGAGCTCCTCGCCGACGAGTGGACCGCGATTGGGCCGTCGCTGCTCGAGGCCGCGGCCGTGCGGATCGTCGGGGATGGAGCCCTCGAGACATGGGGTGCCGCGGATCAGGCCACCCGTGCGAAGCTCCGCATCTTGG CTGGAGAAGAAAAAACACATGAGATTCTGGGCAAACTTGAAGAACCTACCTCCAGTGCAAATCTAATTTCAACACCAGCTGTTGAGAAGGTTTTTTTCGAGCTTAAAACAAGCTGTACTGACCTTCACAGTGTTGTGGGGGATCTGCTTCCAGCTGCAAAGGCAGTTGTAGATGATATATTGGCTGCAAGGATGGAGAAAGGCGTTAGTTTGAAAGCTGAAGAAGTAAGAGGTCAACGAACAACTTGTGGCACTGCAGGCCCATGTGCTCTTAACGATAAAGACAGGGGTTCAAGTATAGGTAAACCTCGCAGCCTTATGAATTGGAACCCAACAGCACAGACCTTTCAG TGGGAGGAGTCAGGTCCTGAGTGTTCAGAATCATCGTTACGTAGACCGCCCTTGCCGATAGTACCAGTTTCTCCTTTGGCACCACGAGTAAAGAAGAATGGGCGTAGGAAGGCAAGGAGGTGGTGCTTGTTAGAAGAAGAAACACTAAGAAAGGGTGTTGAACA GTATGGTAGGGGCAATTGGAAGGAAATTTTAGATAACAATCCTGATGTTTTTATCGGCAGAACACCG gTGGACTTGAAGGATAAGTGGAGGAATATGATTATCCGATAA